A genome region from Euphorbia lathyris chromosome 4, ddEupLath1.1, whole genome shotgun sequence includes the following:
- the LOC136225750 gene encoding 2-hydroxyisoflavanone dehydratase-like, with product MASEITHDFPGFFKVLKDGRIERYLNSDFVPPGIDEETGIQTKDVVVSSSGVKARIFLPKIDDPSKKLPLVIHYHGGGFCIGSALSASFKTFLSALSSQANVVAISVEYRLAPENLLPIAYDDCYAALQWIAGHSGGGGPEPWLNQHADLNRVILAGESAGANLAHYVGVQAGAKSLTGVNISKLLIIHPFFGSNDPDPIYIYMYPSSPGNNDEPKLNPGVDPELKKLKCEKIMVCLAEKDFLKSRGVFYCEIMRKNGWDEKLELYETKGEEHCFYLFNPRSPNLAPLIKTMVDFIKFD from the coding sequence ATGGCTTCCGAAATAACTCACGATTTCCCCGGCTTTTTCAAAGTCCTCAAAGACGGCCGAATCGAGAGGTATCTAAACTCCGATTTCGTCCCTCCCGGCATCGATGAAGAAACCGGAATCCAAACCAAAGACGTCGTCGTTTCATCCTCCGGTGTCAAAGCCCGCATTTTCCTCCCCAAAATCGACGACCCTTCCAAAAAACTCCCCCTCGTCATCCACTACCACGGCGGCGGATTCTGCATCGGCTCAGCTCTAAGCGCCTCTTTCAAAACTTTCCTCTCCGCTTTATCCTCTCAAGCCAATGTCGTCGCTATCTCCGTCGAATATCGTCTCGCGCCGGAGAATCTACTCCCAATTGCTTACGATGATTGCTACGCTGCTCTTCAATGGATCGCCGGTCATTCCGGCGGTGGCGGACCCGAACCGTGGTTAAATCAGCATGCGGATCTTAATCGGGTTATTTTAGCCGGTGAGAGCGCCGGAGCTAATTTGGCTCATTATGTCGGCGTTCAAGCCGGAGCCAAGAGTTTGACCGGAGTTAATATAAGTAAACTCCTTATAATCCACCCGTTTTTCGGATCTAATGACCCGGATCCGATTTATATCTATATGTATCCGTCAAGCCCGGGTAATAATGATGAACCGAAACTTAACCCGGGGGTCGACCCGGAATTGAAGAAATTGAAGTGTGAGAAAATTATGGTGTGTTTGGCTGAAAAAGATTTTTTGAAAAGTAGAGGTGTGTTTTATTGtgaaataatgaggaaaaatgGATGGGATGAGAAATTGGAATTATATGAGACAAAAGGTGAAGAACATTGCTTTTATCTCTTTAATCCTAGGAGTCCAAACCTTGCTCCCCTCATTAAAACTATGGTTGATTTCATTAAGTTTGATTGA
- the LOC136226167 gene encoding cationic amino acid transporter 8, vacuolar, whose protein sequence is MSPILQNPLLSHSMEVPKTENQKSYWRWSKHDFFPEPSFQNFSAYRNAVSQTCPRLRDRLFSRSTETNELVTLQKESQNPMKKCLNWWDLMWLSFGSVVGSGIFVVTGQEARFNAGPAIVLSYAISGLSALLSVFCYTEFAVEIPVAGGSFSYLRIELGDFIAYLAAGNILLEAIVGAAGLGRSWSSYFASMINTRDSDFLRIRVNSLPDGFNLLDPIAVVVLVVANSMAMTGTKRTSILNSITSILSAIVIVFIVVVGFIHSNPSNLVPFFPYGSKGVFQAAAVVYWSYTGFDMVATMAEETEKPSRDIPIGLIGSMSLITLVYCLMALVLTMMVKYSEIDPNAAYSVAFVQIGMNWAKYLVSICALKGMTTSLLVGALGQGRYTTQIARSHMISPWFALVHPKTGTPIYATLLVTILSAIVSFFTSLDVLSSVFSISTLLIFMLMAVGLLMRRYYVKDVTSKNDLVKFFVCLSAIVGSSIGVAAVFNNEGGWIGYVVTSLLWFFGTLGIALLPKQRAPKVWGVPLVPWLPSLSIGMNLFLIGSLGKEAFWRFIICSAAMILYYLFVGVHATYDVAHRNEDATKVEDGL, encoded by the coding sequence ATGTCTCCAATTCTCCAAAACCCCTTACTATCTCATTCAATGGAAGTCCCAAAAACAGAGAACCAGAAATCCTATTGGAGATGGAGCAAACACGATTTCTTCCCCGAGCCCTCTTTTCAAAACTTCTCCGCCTATCGGAATGCGGTATCTCAGACCTGTCCTCGCCTCCGGGATCGTCTTTTTTCTCGTTCAACGGAGACTAATGAACTCGTCACTCTTCAAAAAGAGAGCCAAAATCCGATGAAGAAGTGCCTCAATTGGTGGGATCTTATGTGGTTAAGCTTCGGTTCAGTTGTTGGATCTGGTATTTTCGTTGTTACTGGTCAAGAAGCTCGATTCAATGCCGGTCCAGCTATTGTTCTTTCTTATGCAATTTCAGGTCTGTCAGCGTTGCTTTCGGTTTTTTGTTACACTGAATTTGCTGTAGAAATTCCTGTTGCAGGTGGGTCTTTCTCTTATTTGAGAATTGAATTGGGGGATTTTATTGCTTATTTAGCTGCTGGGAATATACTGCTTGAGGCTATTGTGGGTGCGGCTGGGTTAGGGAGATCTTGGTCTTCGTATTTTGCGAGTATGATTAACACTAGGGATTCTGATTTTTTGAGAATTAGGGTTAATTCTTTGCCTGATGGATTCAATCTTTTAGATCCAATTGCTGTTGTTGTTCTGGTTGTAGCTAATTCTATGGCAATGACTGGTACTAAAAGAACTTCAATTTTGAATTCGATTACTTCGATTCTTAGTGCTATTGTAATTGTGTTCATAGTTGTTGTTGGGTTTATTCATTCAAATCCTTCAAATTTGGTACCGTTTTTTCCGTATGGATCTAAGGGTGTTTTTCAAGCTGCAGCAGTTGTTTATTGGTCTTACACAGGGTTTGATATGGTTGCTACTATGGCTGAAGAGACTGAGAAGCCATCTAGAGATATTCCAATTGGGTTAATTGGTTCAATGTCTTTGATAACTCTAGTGTATTGCTTGATGGCTTTGGTTCTTACTATGATGGTAAAATactctgaaattgatccaaatgcTGCATATTCTGTTGCTTTTGTTCAAATTGGGATGAATTGGGCTAAGTATTTAGTAAGTATATGTGCACTTAAGGGAATGACAACAAGTTTATTAGTCGGGGCACTCGGACAAGGAAGATACACGACCCAAATTGCTAGATCTCATATGATATCTCCTTGGTTTGCTTTAGTTCATCCGAAAACCGGAACGCCTATTTATGCTACTCTTTTGGTTACTATATTGAGTGCTATTGTATCATTTTTCACTAGTTTGGATGTTCTGTCAAGTGTGTTTTCCATCAGTACACTCCTTATTTTCATGCTCATGGCTGTTGGGTTGCTTATGAGACGATATTACGTGAAAGATGTTACTTCGAAGAACGATTTAGTTaagttttttgtttgtttatctGCTATTGTTGGTTCTTCAATTGGAGTAGCTGCAGTTTTTAATAATGAGGGAGGATGGATTGGATATGTGGTTACTTCTCTTCTTTGGTTTTTCGGGACATTGGGAATCGCTTTGCTACCAAAGCAACGCGCTCCGAAGGTTTGGGGAGTCCCTCTAGTTCCATGGCTGCCCTCTTTGTCAATTGGGATGAATTTGTTTCTGATTGGATCTTTGGGGAAAGAAGCATTCTGGAGGTTCATAATCTGTAGTGCGGCGATGATTTTGTACTATTTGTTTGTTGGTGTTCATGCAACTTACGATGTGGCTCACCGGAACGAAGACGCAACAAAGGTTGAAGATGGTCTATAG